The Salvia miltiorrhiza cultivar Shanhuang (shh) chromosome 2, IMPLAD_Smil_shh, whole genome shotgun sequence DNA window TAGCTCAGATATTAAGACATACCTCTGGCTAGTACAATTATATCTTTTCTGTTAATGTTCGCATCGGCACCTATTATCATTACAAAGAAACAGCCTCAGTAAAAAAGTGCCTAAGTTTCAAGGAAGGTGAGATTCATGAAGATATTAAGCAATTTCGTACCATCAACCTCCAAAGGTGGAGCTTTAAGCAGTTCGATTGCTCTTCTGAAAAGGCCCTATCAACCATATAAGAAAAGAGTATAACACCAGGATGTTTTCAAACATGGCCAACAATGCCAAAACATAGTAAAAAGCTTTGCAATAACTTTTTACTTGACACTGAGTCGAATTACAATAGAGATAGACAGTGAAGAAAAGTGAATGAAGATAACTGATATATCTGACAATTTATCCTATCCGCAGCAAAAGAATTTTCCATACCTCTTGAATTAGAAGGGAGCTCGAGCGCTCCACCATGGCTTTTAGTCGATACATGAGAGCAATGCAGGTCAAAATGACACCAACTTTGGGATGTTGAGGGCCTGCATATATCAGCAAAGGCACCATTATACAAATGTAATTCATACGCAATTCGTGCTCTGATCAGTTTTATCGTGAACGTAGAATACCAAAGTGCTCTTCAACTTGCTTCAGTGCTGTGGTCAGTATCTCCTCTGCATCACCAAAATGCCTAGAGGTGAAAAACCACTCGTTAACACGAGGACCATGATAACACGGGAAATTTTTCGCAAACTATAATAATCTAATCATTTAATTACCCAGCATGAGCCTCAAGCTGTCCTAAACAACAACCGGCAGCAATTGCAACTTCCCGTGGCGACATGTTACAAGCTCCGAGGTTGTTAGGATCACCAAAATCTTTGATGTCGGACGTTGCCTGAATCACTCTCTGGTACATCTCCTTTGCAGCAGAAAACTTCCGCATTCCATGAAGGAATTCACCATAAGACAGGGCAGCATTGGCTACAAAATAGTACAATATTGATAAATATAAGTGTGGGTTCTTTTCCATGATAGTTATATACTATTTGACATTCAACTAAAACCTTACCATTCGACAATCCCTCCCTCGGAACTCCCTCAAAGACCAACTTTGCTGCAGATAAGGATTGAAATTCAGACACTGTGAATAAAAGACGCCATCATAAAAATATACAGAGGACCTGACAGATCCATCATACGCACCACATTCAATGTCGCCACATATGAGCTCAATCAGACCTTTCAGAGCTTTGATTCGGGCTTCTAGAGCCTCAAAGCCAGCCCCATCACCTAGTTCATGTCGGATTGATCCTAGGATTTGCAATGCCAAATCTGCAACAGCTGATGCAGCATCCTCCTGAAGAATTTGAACAGAGCTATAAATCTATAAACAACATTGAACTTGAAAAGGACAGAGCTAAATAGCTAGAAACTATTCTTTTTATTACTGTGACTTACTCGATATATTTCTAGATAAATTCCCACTAGAGCTTCAGAAGCAGCAACTGCACAAGCCCAACACAGATTTCAATATCGAATAGAATACATAAGTCTGGAAAAGAGAATAAGTAAATGAAGCGATTTTATCACCTTTAATATCAAGAGATGACAAGCTTAAATCTTGAAGTTTTCCTAGTCCCTCGATTGCTGTCTCATGGGAACCTctaaatcaaattaattttcagaaaataaaaggGGAgtaaaagataacaaaaaacaagtaaaagaaattcaaaattaCCTCTCAAACATTAAGGTAGAACGAGCAAGCTCGACCAAACCCTTGGAATTTTCATCTGGTTGAGTTGATTCGCACTGTTCCAATACCAACAATCCTCGCGCGTAAGATTCTTCTGAAATTGCAAATACCAATACCACTAATCTCAGCTATTTTTTTTCTCTGATATTAAGGGAAGGATCTCAAACTTCAAATCCAAACTTGAAGAGTGAATAAACAAAGCATGAGGGGTGACACCTGTTTTGTTCTCGCGGGCAAGAGAGGTGGCGTATTTTATCATTTCAACTGCAATTGGGTTCGGCGTGAAAGTGCTGCTACTCGCAGAAAATTGTCTGcggggcggcgccgccgcttTTGGAAGCGGTGGTGGTTTAAGCACTGAAACGGAGCCTATTCCATTTCTCACGGCCCTCGAAACTTTAGCTGTGAGCCTCATCATATTGCTTCacttatttatgtttttgtattttttttctcctCCTCAGTTCCCTCCTCCTTGTTCTGATTTGtatcaagaaaaagaaaaaactttcGAATTGCAGCTCTGGTTTCTGATTTTTCTTGCTGTTGTTCCAAAAGCTATGTTCTTTTCCATGGAACTAAAATGGGCTGTATTGGGCCAAATGGGCTCATATACACTCACACATTCCTGAATTTTTTTGTTAGTAAATCAAATTTAAGTGTTACTCTTGCAATCTTTATTTTTGGTGGGACTCATTCTCCATCAAATATATAATACGGTTTGTGATTCCTGGCCTCTCCTCGATTCTAGATCCTACGTGGCGTATCTAAATATTCAGTATTCAAAATTCCtgcaattctagagcttctGACATAATATTAGTCATCCTATGTGGCAAAATACATCCTACATGACATATCttattttaattcttaaaaCACAAAATTAAGTATCTCTCCTCCCCAAATTCAATTCCCCTCAACCACCCCCCGTCTCCACACTACTCTCCCCTCCCCCATCTGAATCAGCGCCTCCTTCCTCCGCCGTGAATCCCTCCCCTTCGTTTATCTATTATTTCTGCAGCTCCACACCAGCCTCTCCCCTCTCCCGCGGCGATTACTCCGGCCCCAACTCGGCACCGTGGCCCCTCCTACCTGTTTCTGCGTAGCAATTTCTCCCTATCTTCCGCCGCGATTCGCGTCACCGCCGCTGCCGCAATCGCCAGAGATCTACTCCGATCTGCCACCGCGGCCCCTTCTTCCTGTCTCCGTGTAGAAATTTCTCCCTTTCTTCCGTCGTGATTCGCGTCACCGCCGCTGCCGCAATCGCTAGAGATCTGCTCCGATCTGCCTCCCACTCCACCAATTTCTTCATTCTGCCTCCCGCTGCGATTCGCTTCGCCGCACCGGCCACCGCCGAGATCGACATAGTCCGCCACCTCGCCATGGTAAGTATTCAATTAGGAAATGTAATTATTGACTATGATCAGTGCTCAATTTTAGAATAATGAAATTTTGGAAAGATTTACCAATAGATCAATAATCTGCCaatttttagggtttagatttaaCAATGGAAAATTATTATGTTAGGAAAGATTACATTTCATTATGATTAGTACTAAATTTTAGAAATATGAAAATTTGGAAAGATTTACCAATTGATTAATAATCAGCAAATTCTTAGGGTTTAGatttaacaatggaaacttTATAACCTACATTTTAGCTTAAATTCATTAGTTTGAATGAGAAATTTTATTGCCGCATTGAGTTTTACAGCAGCACATTCTACTGTCTTCTTGCTTATTGCTCCTTTTGCTTATTTCTCAAGGTATAcattatatcaattttattttattaatgttttttttaactcaattatcaaaatatatgtATGATGAACAATTTCGCATATTAAATTGTATTTGAGATTTGGATTTCGAATAGTAGTATTTGAGCTATAAATTATGCCTCGACTATTGGTCGTCCTTGAGCCTGGAAACCGTTCGACGACGCGCAGTCGTGCCATCGGCTCGGGTCCAGCGAACTGCCGATGTTCTCCAAAACTCGGCGAGGGCCGTTGTTCAACCTTGCCTAGGTTATGTTATCTTGCTCGAGGAAGAAACGGAGAGTGCTCGGTTGTTCCCCTTGGCTGTTGCAATACGAAGAGTTAGTTGGGATAAGCTAAAGGTGCTGTCAGTTAAATTCATCTGATATTTTTAGCTTTTTTCTGGTTTGTCGTGTTTTAAGTTTAAAGTTGTTTGAATTAAAGATGATGTTATATCACAATTGTAAAACTCCATGTTGCATGTATTGAGCAAATTAATCTGATTTTGAAAGGTTTCCTAAGAAACAGAAGTTGATTCATGATCAGATTAATTTGGTTATTAGCTAACTCTGCTAAATTTATATTGCAGGCGATGAGCTTCTCTCTAACTCATTCCCATATAAGGAAATCAAGAATGGAATGTTGTGAGAAGTAGAAGGAAAGGTGTAAACTAATGATCATATGCACTCATActatatatgaattttgtgtGATTAGTGAGAAATCTAAGACAAGTTTTGTTTGGTATGTGTAGTGGGTCATTCAAGAGCAACCTCCTTTCGACAAAAAACAGTTCATATCATACGTAAAGAAATATATCAAGAACTTGATCCCCAAGCTTCCTGAAGCCGAGAAACAAGAGCAGTTCAAGAAGGGTATTGAAGGAGTTACAACCTTGGAagtgaagaaggttgcagcagGAGATACAGAGGAACAACCGAACTTATTTGAGGCAACGAGTGCCGTTCTTTCTGCAGAACCAACCACCAGATCATATTTGTATATAAAATTGAGATCTCGTAGGATCATTAGTGTAGTAGGTTTCTCCTTCGAATTGGATTTGTATGTGTCTTCTCAGATTACTATGTGCCATTAATAAATGTGTTATTCACTAAggtttgaaatatatatatataaattgaggTATTTGTTACAAAATTAGGGATGTGATGAAAAATAAGACTATTTGTGAGGAATTTTTTACCTTACAGTTATTTGGGTTTTTGTGATAAAAAATGACTATTTGTGACTATTTTTTTCATCATATTAGCATGACACTCTAATGTAAGGAAATTAAGTTTTCCTCACATAATACTATATGTGAGGACCCTGTCTTGACGACTATGTGACGAATTTTTTTCCCTCACATATAGTCTTTTATGatgaaaatatgtatttttgtaacaaaaaaatttattgcaaaaactcaattttttttgtagtgataatatatataaaatatattttaaataaaaaaactaaaacgtATTGTTTGACATATCGTATCATGTTTTTTAGAAAAATGACATATTTACGTCTTCGTATCGTTTCCGTATTATGTATTCGTCCCCATGCTTCATAGAATTATTCTATTATTCAACTAATATTTATCGTTATTTTCAAGCCTCGGCGGGTATCCGACGGGTGGCGGGTATCCACGGGTCGTGAGTAAGGATGGCAAATAGTAGTATACAGGAAGTTAaaatttctctaaaatttgcTGAAATTTCgtggtgatttatttgttggtggtttattgcatttgttgggtggTTTATTGTAGGATGCCGACACCGAGAAGCAGCTGCGCCCCTACCTCTCAAGCCTCGGCGGGTATCCGACGGGTAGTGGGTGGCCGATACCTGATGGGTGACGGGTATCCGCGGATCGCGGGTATGAGTAACAAATATT harbors:
- the LOC131011224 gene encoding uncharacterized protein LOC131011224, translating into MMRLTAKVSRAVRNGIGSVSVLKPPPLPKAAAPPRRQFSASSSTFTPNPIAVEMIKYATSLARENKTEESYARGLLVLEQCESTQPDENSKGLVELARSTLMFERGSHETAIEGLGKLQDLSLSSLDIKVAASEALVGIYLEIYREDAASAVADLALQILGSIRHELGDGAGFEALEARIKALKGLIELICGDIECAKLVFEGVPREGLSNANAALSYGEFLHGMRKFSAAKEMYQRVIQATSDIKDFGDPNNLGACNMSPREVAIAAGCCLGQLEAHAGHFGDAEEILTTALKQVEEHFGPQHPKVGVILTCIALMYRLKAMVERSSSLLIQEGLFRRAIELLKAPPLEVDGADANINRKDIIVLARGGYAETLLVQQSRKAEGERLKQWAETAWGNRWMSLGEALELSESSPKVPVIDTRICRVV